A genomic stretch from Thunnus maccoyii chromosome 19, fThuMac1.1, whole genome shotgun sequence includes:
- the LOC121885256 gene encoding proteinase-activated receptor 3-like, giving the protein MKDPLATTLSNLVFMEVLYINDTNAEMTVYEHCKDMPAVLIWYLGMKFINMFLGIPANIMVLWLIHKNKSDSSTSNIFIFHLAILDVLLCLIPPLELANIFFLTTSSTWYVMRFFYGMIEFTPLFLSCICLDRYMAVVHPITFTKLKDRQHRVVLSIVVWLIILAYASVVCVGNIIYLEVFTGMILAEFAFMVFCNISILLVLQQSGPGRDEMHPMKKRAFKMVLIILAIIVFNYFPAVALFPFQHYFSPKVFRCYIHYIPFGFMSFSSSIQPLLYHCKEKLPWSCCQTSTTQTQ; this is encoded by the exons ATGAAAG ATCCTCTGGCGACTACGCTCTCTAATTTGGTCTTCATGGAGGTTCTCTACATCAACGACACAAATGCCGAGATGACGGTGTATGAGCATTGCAAAGACATGCCTGCTGTACTCATTTGGTACCTGGGCATGAAGTTCATTAACATGTTCCTGGGCATTCCAGCCAACATCATGGTGCTGTGGCTCATCCACAAGAACAAAAGTGACTCCTCCACCTCAAATATCTTCATCTTCCATCTGGCGATTTTAGatgtcctcctctgtctcatCCCTCCCCTCGAGCTGGCCAACATTTTCTTCCTCACCACCAGCAGCACCTGGTATGTCATGCGCTTCTTCTATGGCATGATAGAATTTACACCACTCTTCCTTTCCTGCATCTGCCTGGATCGCTACATGGCTGTGGTCCACCCCATCACCTTCACCAAGCTCAAGGACCGCCAGCACAGAGTGGTCCTTTCCATTGTGGTGTGGCTGATCATTCTGGCCTACGCCTCTGTGGTATGTGTGGGCAATATCATCTACTTAGAGGTCTTCACGGGGATGATCCTTGCAGAATTTGCCTTCATGGTGTTCTGCAACATCTCCATTCTCCTGGTGCTCCAGCAGTCGGGGCCCGGCAGAGATGAGATGCACCCTATGAAGAAGAGGGCCTTCAAGATGGTCCTCATCATCTTGGCCATCATTGTGTTCAACTACTTCCCAGCTGTTGCACTGTTCCCCTTCCAGCACTACTTCTCTCCCAAAGTGTTTCGTTGCTACATTCACTACATTCCCTTTGGCTTTATGAGCTTCAGCAGTAGCATTCAGCCCTTGCTCTATCATTGCAAGGAAAAGCTGCCATGGAGCTGCTGCCAGACCAGCACAACCCAAACCCAATAG
- the LOC121886100 gene encoding proteinase-activated receptor 3-like, with protein MDVQGPINSSVLFVSHRPINYTDGERTVYEHCKDMPAVLIWYLGLQFINMFLGIPANIMVLWLIHKNKGDSSTSDIFIFHLAILDVLFCLIPPLELANIVFLTTSSTWYVLRFFYGMKDSSPLFLSCICLDRYMAVVHPITFTELKDRQHRAVLAIVVWLIILAYASAKCVGNIVNFEKVFTGMILAAFAFMVFCNISILLALRQSGPGRDEMHPVKKRAFKMVLIILAIIVFNYFPPVALFPFQHYFSPKVFRCYIHYVAFGLMDFSSSIQPLLYLSKEKLPWSCCQTSTTQTQ; from the exons ATGGATGTACAGGGGCC CATCAACTCCTCTGTGCTCTTCGTCTCTCACAGACCCATCAACTACACGGATGGTGAGAGGACGGTGTATGAGCATTGCAAAGACATGCCTGCTGTACTCATTTGGTACCTGGGCCTGCAATTCATTAACATGTTCCTGGGCATCCCGGCCAACATCATGGTGCTGTGGCTCATCCACAAGAACAAGGGTGACTCCTCCACCTCAGATATCTTCATCTTCCATCTGGCAATTTTAGATGTCCTCTTCTGTCTCATCCCTCCCCTCGAGCTGGCCAACATCGTCTTCCTCACCACCAGCAGCACCTGGTACGTCCTGCGCTTCTTCTATGGAATGAAAGACTCCTCGccactcttcctctcctgcatcTGCCTGGACCGCTACATGGCTGTGGTCCACCCCATCACCTTCACCGAGCTCAAGGACCGCCAGCACAGAGCAGTCCTTGCCATTGTGGTGTGGCTGATCATTCTGGCCTACGCCTCTGCGAAGTGTGTGGGCAACATCGTCAACTTCGAGAAGGTCTTCACGGGGATGATCCTCGCAGCATTCGCCTTCATGGTGTTCTGCAACATCTCCATTCTCCTGGCGCTCCGGCAGTCGGGGCCCGGCAGAGATGAGATGCACCCTGTGAAGAAGAGGGCCTTCAAGATGGTCCTCATCATCTTGGCCATCATTGTGTTCAACTACTTCCCACCTGTTGCACTGTTCCCCTTCCAGCACTACTTCTCTCCCAAAGTGTTTCGTTGCTACATTCACTATGTTGCCTTTGGCTTGATGGACTTCAGCAGTAGCATTCAGCCCTTGCTCTATCTGTCCAAGGAGAAGCTGCCATGGAGCTGCTGCCAGACCAGCACAACCCAAACCCAATAG
- the LOC121885255 gene encoding proteinase-activated receptor 3-like: protein MAVNYTDLSVLMVSHRPTNLTNDTDVEETVYEHCTDMHEVLIWYLGLQFINMFLGIPANIMVLWLIHKSKADSTSDIFIFQLAILDVFFCLIPPLEVANIIFLTNANTWYVMRFFYGLKDFSPLLLSCICLDRYMAVVHPLTFNEIQDCRHRASLSIVVWLIILAYACVKCVGTLIKLEVFTVMILGAFAFMVYCNIAILRVLRQSWPGRDEVHPVKKRAFKMVLIILAIIVFNYLPPVALFPFKPFFSEKVFTCYIHYIAFGLMNFSSSVQPLLYLSKGKLPWSCCQTSTTQIE from the coding sequence ATGGCGGTTAACTACACTGACCTCTCTGTGCTCATGGTCTCTCACAGACCCACCAACCTCACCAACGACACGGATGTTGAGGAGACGGTGTATGAGCATTGCACAGACATGCACGAAGTACTCATTTGGTACTTGGGCCTGCAGTTCATTAACATGTTCCTGGGCATCCCGGCCAACATCATGGTGCTATGGCTCATCCACAAGAGCAAGGCTGACTCCACCTCAGATATCTTCATCTTCCAACTGGCAATTTTAgatgtcttcttctgtctcatCCCTCCCCTCGAGGTGGCCAACATCATCTTCCTCACCAACGCCAACACCTGGTATGTCATGCGCTTCTTCTATGGCTTGAAAGACTTCTCACCACTTCTTCTCTCCTGCATCTGCCTGGACCGCTACATGGCTGTGGTCCACCCCCTCACCTTCAATGAGATCCAGGACTGCCGCCACAGAGCGTCCCTTTCTATTGTGGTGTGGCTGATCATTCTGGCCTACGCCTGTGTGAAGTGTGTGGGCACCCTCATCAAATTAGAGGTCTTCACTGTGATGATCCTTGGAGCATTTGCCTTCATGGTGTACTGCAACATTGCAATTCTCCGGGTGCTCCGGCAGTCGTGGCCCGGCAGAGACGAGGTACACCCTGTGAAGAAGAGGGCCTTCAAGATGGTCCTCATCATCTTGGCCATCATTGTGTTCAACTACTTGCCACCTGTTGCACTGTTCCCCTTCAAGCCCTTCTTCTCTGAAAAAGTGTTTACTTGCTACATTCACTACATTGCCTTTGGCTTGATGAACTTCAGCAGCAGCGTTCAGCCCTTGCTCTATCTGTCAAAGGGAAAGCTGCCATGGAGCTGCTGCCAGACCAGCACAACCCAAATCGAATAG
- the LOC121885254 gene encoding zinc finger protein 771 isoform X2, which yields MFATSICSSDKKSSRRRHKDKMRERVSSASFVLQTNHIAEQPCVNTSEVGLSTQTLISIKTEPDLDDSGAMDLSQPSSLLNLTMKHIKTESTEVSYDSCDAYAPLPPSSGVGQDSRDSDNAVKVTIVSDSYMVKDEDGHFIKTEEEEQNGVLQYGDDDKSERHALTYYTESEIDPEGTSRQVVKPEVKRQEENNSPAVPADEFLEICDNFLRCPICPKTFSQANSLNIHIKTHSSEKAHCCSYCGKRFSRADLLKSHKRTHTGERPYSCNICTKTYAHPSQLRIHKRIHTGEKPYSCSHCAKRFNEHNQLKVHLRTHTGERPYSCQECGKTFSNAGNLRIHERIHTGEKPYCCAQCGKRFNGLGDLKTHYRIHTGERPYSCELCKKTFSQAGHLTIHMRMHTGERPYSCKECGKKFTVASSLKLHQRTHTGEKEYSCSYCSKSFSRSGHLKRHELVHTKEKVFLCSLCGKTYTDQSSLKKHLKMHAAKEQKAQSEAETNPVRPSGSETLFRHC from the coding sequence CACATCAATATGCAGCAGTGACAAGAAGAGCTCCAGGAGGAGGCACAAAGACAAGATGAGGGAGCGTGTATCCTCTGCTTCTTTTGTGCTGCAGACTAATCACATAGCAGAACAACCATGTGTGAACACGTCAGAGGTAGGTTTGTCCACCCAAACCTTGATATCCATAAAAACGGAGCCTGACCTGGATGACAGCGGCGCTATGGACCTCTCCCAGCCTTCATCCCTTCTCAATCTGACAATGAAGCACATAAAAACCGAGAGCACAGAGGTCAGTTACGACAGTTGTGATGCATATGCACCTCTGCCGCCATCTTCAGGCGTTGGACAGGATTCCAGAGATAGTGACAATGCTGTTAAAGTCACCATTGTTTCTGACAGCTACATGGTGAAGGATGAGGATGGACACTTTAttaagacagaggaagaggagcagaatgGGGTCTTGCAGTATGGTGACGATGACAAATCAGAGAGGCATGCATTGACATATTACACTGAATCAGAAATTGATCCTGAGGGAACGAGCCGACAGGTTGTGAAGCCAGAAGTAAAAAGGCAGGAGGAAAATAATTCACCTGCTGTTCCTGCAGATGAGTTTTTGGAGATTTGTGACAACTTTTTGCGCTGTCCCATCTGTCCCAAAACATTTAGTCAAGCAAACTCGCTTAACATCCACATCAAGACTCACAGCAGTGAGAAGGCCCACTGCTGCAGCTACTGTGGCAAACGCTTTAGCCGGGCTGACCTCCTCAAATCCCACAAGCGTACCCACACAGGAGAAAGGCCCTATAGCTGCAACATCTGCACTAAAACATACGCACATCCAAGTCAGCTCAGGATACACAAACGCatccacactggagagaagccgtatTCCTGCTCCCACTGCGCAAAGCGCTTTAACGAGCACAACCAGCTCAAGGTCCACTTGCGGACTCACACTGGGGAGAGGCCTTACAGTTGCCAGGAGTGCGGCAAAACTTTCAGTAATGCAGGAAACCTGCGTATACATGAGAGGATCCACACTGGGGAGAAGCCATACTGCTGCGCTCAGTGTGGGAAACGGTTCAATGGCTTGGGTGACCTCAAAACACATTACAggattcacactggagagaggCCCTACAGCTGTGAGCTGTGTAAGAAGACTTTCAGCCAGGCAGGCCACCTCACCATACACATGCGGATGCACACAGGAGAAAGACCCTACAGCTGCAAAGAGTGTGGCAAGAAGTTCACGGTGGCCAGCAGCCTTAAACTGCACCAGAGGactcacacaggagagaaggAGTACAGCTGCTCATACTGCAGCAAGAGCTTCAGCAGGTCAGGCCACCTGAAGCGACACGAGCTGGTCCACACCAAAGAGAAGGTCTTCCTCTGCAGCCTGTGTGGCAAGACCTACACTGACCAATCCTCCCTTAAAAAGCACCTAAAGATGCACGCAGCCAAGGAGCAGAAAGCTCAGAGCGAGGCTGAAACAAACCCAGTCAGACCTTCAGGTTCTGAGACACTTTTTCGACACTGTTAA